A region of Chelonia mydas isolate rCheMyd1 chromosome 7, rCheMyd1.pri.v2, whole genome shotgun sequence DNA encodes the following proteins:
- the LOC102930108 gene encoding uncharacterized protein LOC102930108 isoform X1 yields the protein MTILQELMETEKLISELLSSTTDTKVMIDTVGISLLKGIRCRIAELKTKLHKDYSTKLEKLHLLESETEAPRQLYQQMKTLLEQHSNSVQFLQEDKKLRSKMEKLIEGRSLYQDPSKYKISVRRYFEELIRGINIKEYISTTSDEMFASTSDLYEACRPECPAFAFSGESPDQSFCKRVLGLFEKSGSKEQDLFTKASCPDCSSTPGTSVDSSLLKDESKM from the exons ATGACAATTTTGCAAGAGTTAATG gaaacagAAAAGCTGATCAGTGAACTCCTATCCAGCACTACAGACACCAAGGTAATGATTGACACAGTTGGGATCAGTTTACTGAAAGGGATAAGGTGCAGAATTGCAGAACTGAAGACAAAATTACACAAGGACTATTCAACAAAATTAGAAAAACTGCACCtactggagagtgaaactgaagcCCCCAGGCAGCTTTATCAGCAAATGAAAACTCTTTTGGAACAACATTCAAATTCAGTACAGTTTCTTCAAGAGGATAAAAAACTCAGGAGCAAGATGGAAAAACTTATCGAAGGAAGGTCATTGTACCAGGATCCATCAAAGTATAAAATTTCAGTGAGACGATATTTTGAAGAATTGATCAGAGGAATCAACATCAAGGAGTATATCTCGACTACATCAGATGAAATGTTTGCAAGTACTAGTGACCTGTATGAAGCATGCAGGCCAGAATGCCCTGCTTTTGCTTTTTCAGGTGAAAGTCCTGATCAGTCCTTCTGCAAAAGAGTATTAGGCTTATTTGAGAAATCAGGTAGCAAGGAGCAAGATCTTTTCACAAAAGCATCCTGCCCTGACTGTAGCAGTACACCAGGTACTAGCGTTGATTCTTCACTCTTGAAAGATGagtcaaaaatgtaa
- the LOC102930108 gene encoding uncharacterized protein LOC102930108 isoform X2 yields MIDTVGISLLKGIRCRIAELKTKLHKDYSTKLEKLHLLESETEAPRQLYQQMKTLLEQHSNSVQFLQEDKKLRSKMEKLIEGRSLYQDPSKYKISVRRYFEELIRGINIKEYISTTSDEMFASTSDLYEACRPECPAFAFSGESPDQSFCKRVLGLFEKSGSKEQDLFTKASCPDCSSTPGTSVDSSLLKDESKM; encoded by the coding sequence ATGATTGACACAGTTGGGATCAGTTTACTGAAAGGGATAAGGTGCAGAATTGCAGAACTGAAGACAAAATTACACAAGGACTATTCAACAAAATTAGAAAAACTGCACCtactggagagtgaaactgaagcCCCCAGGCAGCTTTATCAGCAAATGAAAACTCTTTTGGAACAACATTCAAATTCAGTACAGTTTCTTCAAGAGGATAAAAAACTCAGGAGCAAGATGGAAAAACTTATCGAAGGAAGGTCATTGTACCAGGATCCATCAAAGTATAAAATTTCAGTGAGACGATATTTTGAAGAATTGATCAGAGGAATCAACATCAAGGAGTATATCTCGACTACATCAGATGAAATGTTTGCAAGTACTAGTGACCTGTATGAAGCATGCAGGCCAGAATGCCCTGCTTTTGCTTTTTCAGGTGAAAGTCCTGATCAGTCCTTCTGCAAAAGAGTATTAGGCTTATTTGAGAAATCAGGTAGCAAGGAGCAAGATCTTTTCACAAAAGCATCCTGCCCTGACTGTAGCAGTACACCAGGTACTAGCGTTGATTCTTCACTCTTGAAAGATGagtcaaaaatgtaa